In one Halorubrum sp. CBA1229 genomic region, the following are encoded:
- a CDS encoding PaaX domain-containing protein: protein MPVDLLKSDPYDTINVRLGTNKAAIIKLLYQDTNLAYTPADIREVLDLPRGTTSTTLSRHYDDGLIGKTSDGLYHGLESRDEVRRFARSLVQLDDMATRYPDPGLTPDDVEQTGEGARLPHDRAGADSVKSEEEPAPTEWVDSTDTASSPDTDSASDGVSDDGR from the coding sequence ATGCCCGTCGATCTTCTAAAAAGTGACCCATATGACACGATCAACGTCCGTCTCGGGACAAACAAAGCTGCAATCATCAAACTCCTGTACCAGGATACTAATCTCGCGTACACACCGGCAGATATCCGGGAGGTGCTTGACCTGCCGCGCGGTACAACATCGACGACGTTGTCCCGCCACTACGACGACGGGCTGATCGGAAAGACCAGCGACGGACTATACCACGGGCTTGAGAGTCGGGATGAGGTACGGCGATTCGCGCGGAGTCTCGTTCAACTCGACGACATGGCGACTCGATATCCAGATCCAGGCCTCACCCCAGACGACGTTGAACAGACTGGCGAGGGCGCACGGCTACCACACGACCGTGCCGGCGCCGACAGCGTCAAGTCCGAAGAGGAGCCAGCGCCCACTGAGTGGGTCGACAGTACTGACACCGCATCGAGCCCAGACACTGACTCGGCCTCAGACGGTGTGTCTGATGACGGGCGCTAA
- a CDS encoding acyltransferase: MTKRSVSVPPEVRARIDRYIDSVDDRLAGSEPTADVVQEVLAELHGDGDVYDRWQAGESIRSFQRLRLDRYDPRNVLVKGDEWAEKDERAFREAKSIKWLWAGFDASPAANDLAFALPFREMLANHLFAEAGEDLFLERGITFPCGHNIEMGDRTVVHQNVLLDDRGALSIGDRVSIADGATIHSHGHDVVDQTDVSIYLTEIDDDVRIASEAMVAAGCRVGENAMVGAKGIVRGDVPAHHVAVGTPAKSVRVKPGWESVAADPGPLTDRRDQRRIDYDIAEEIDVVDEFQRNLSPPDSGDTAGD, from the coding sequence ATGACGAAGCGATCCGTTTCCGTCCCGCCGGAGGTCCGGGCGCGGATCGACCGGTACATCGACTCCGTGGACGACCGACTCGCGGGATCGGAGCCGACGGCCGACGTGGTACAGGAGGTCCTCGCCGAGCTGCACGGCGACGGCGACGTGTACGACCGGTGGCAGGCGGGCGAGTCGATCCGGTCGTTCCAGCGGCTGCGTCTCGACCGCTACGACCCGAGAAACGTGCTGGTGAAGGGCGACGAGTGGGCCGAGAAGGACGAGCGGGCGTTCCGCGAGGCGAAGTCGATCAAGTGGCTGTGGGCGGGGTTCGACGCCTCGCCCGCGGCGAACGACCTTGCGTTCGCGCTGCCGTTCCGGGAGATGCTGGCGAATCACCTCTTCGCCGAGGCGGGCGAGGACCTCTTCTTGGAGCGGGGGATCACCTTCCCATGCGGGCACAACATCGAGATGGGCGATCGCACGGTCGTCCACCAGAACGTCCTGTTGGACGACAGGGGCGCGCTCTCGATCGGCGACCGCGTCTCGATCGCCGACGGCGCGACGATCCACAGCCACGGCCACGACGTCGTCGATCAGACTGACGTCTCCATCTATCTGACCGAGATCGACGACGACGTCCGGATCGCCTCCGAGGCGATGGTGGCGGCCGGCTGTCGCGTCGGCGAGAACGCCATGGTCGGCGCGAAGGGGATCGTCCGCGGCGACGTGCCCGCGCACCACGTTGCCGTCGGGACGCCGGCGAAGAGCGTGCGGGTCAAGCCGGGGTGGGAGTCGGTGGCCGCCGACCCCGGCCCGCTCACGGACCGGCGCGACCAGCGACGGATCGACTACGACATCGCCGAGGAGATAGACGTCGTCGACGAGTTCCAGCGGAACCTCTCACCGCCCGACAGCGGCGACACCGCGGGCGACTGA
- a CDS encoding CapA family protein, which produces MRTRRSLLASGVAGLAGVAGCAALPSGRRAGDGANHDGPNAADVDARIGFVGDCMLGRSVTERWVDDDPAGVWGSTLPQLEALDGLVANLECCVSDRGTRWPDKVYYFRSDPSFAIPALEAAGASFVSLANNHVLDFRGPALRDTRTHLRDAAIAHAGAGTDRDAALAPAVFEAGELTVAAFGLTDQAAAFAAAANEPGTAFATLDPRLPATRSLVEGILERARAHDPDLVVASLHWGANWETEPRRVHERFGRWLVDRGVDVVHGHSAHVLQGVEVYRGRPIIYDAGDFVDDYVDYADREGVHNKRSALFELVVRDGTLAELRVEPTAIADEAATLAGPEVAAWVRETVAERSAAFGIAVERTDNRVSIPLAGESAPSAADDTAATRHGGYGAAADTPHTG; this is translated from the coding sequence ATGCGAACGCGTCGAAGCCTGCTGGCGTCGGGCGTCGCCGGACTCGCCGGCGTCGCCGGCTGCGCCGCGCTGCCGTCCGGTCGGCGTGCCGGTGACGGGGCGAACCACGACGGCCCGAACGCCGCCGACGTCGACGCGCGGATCGGATTCGTCGGCGACTGCATGCTCGGCCGCAGTGTCACCGAGCGCTGGGTCGACGACGACCCCGCGGGCGTCTGGGGCTCGACGCTGCCGCAGCTCGAGGCGCTCGACGGGCTCGTCGCCAACCTCGAGTGTTGCGTCTCCGACCGCGGCACGCGATGGCCCGACAAGGTGTACTACTTCCGGTCGGACCCGTCCTTCGCGATACCGGCGCTGGAGGCCGCCGGCGCGTCGTTCGTCTCGCTCGCGAACAACCACGTCCTCGACTTTCGAGGGCCCGCGCTCCGCGACACGCGGACGCACTTGCGCGACGCCGCCATCGCGCACGCCGGCGCCGGGACCGACCGCGACGCGGCGCTCGCCCCCGCGGTCTTCGAGGCGGGCGAGCTCACCGTCGCGGCGTTCGGCCTCACCGACCAGGCCGCGGCCTTTGCCGCGGCGGCGAACGAGCCGGGGACCGCCTTCGCGACACTCGATCCGCGGCTCCCCGCGACCCGGTCGCTCGTCGAGGGGATCCTCGAACGCGCCCGGGCACACGATCCCGACCTCGTCGTCGCCTCGCTCCACTGGGGCGCGAACTGGGAGACCGAGCCGCGGCGGGTCCACGAGCGGTTCGGGCGATGGCTCGTCGACCGGGGCGTCGACGTCGTCCACGGCCACAGCGCGCACGTCCTGCAGGGCGTCGAGGTGTATCGGGGCCGCCCGATCATCTACGACGCGGGCGACTTCGTGGACGATTACGTCGACTACGCCGACCGCGAGGGCGTCCACAACAAGCGCAGCGCGCTGTTCGAGCTGGTCGTCCGCGACGGCACCCTCGCCGAGCTGCGCGTCGAGCCGACCGCGATCGCCGACGAGGCGGCGACGCTCGCTGGCCCCGAGGTCGCCGCGTGGGTGCGCGAGACCGTCGCCGAGCGCTCCGCGGCGTTCGGGATCGCAGTCGAGCGGACCGACAATCGCGTCTCGATCCCGCTGGCCGGCGAGTCGGCTCCCTCGGCGGCGGACGACACCGCGGCCACGCGCCACGGCGGATACGGAGCGGCCGCGGACACGCCCCACACCGGCTGA
- a CDS encoding AbrB/MazE/SpoVT family DNA-binding domain-containing protein translates to MSNTESEKVVSVSSRGQATIPKEFREELGIDTPGRVKFVRTEEGDIVVRPIHSVTDLRGILKDKTDDQGRTATERLQKERAAELLDNSSSF, encoded by the coding sequence ATGAGTAACACAGAGTCTGAAAAAGTGGTCTCTGTGTCATCGCGGGGACAAGCGACCATCCCGAAAGAGTTCCGTGAGGAGTTGGGTATCGACACGCCCGGCCGTGTAAAGTTCGTTCGGACCGAGGAGGGCGACATCGTTGTGCGTCCGATCCACTCGGTGACAGACTTGCGTGGGATTCTGAAAGACAAAACTGACGACCAGGGGCGCACGGCAACCGAGCGCCTTCAGAAGGAACGCGCAGCGGAATTACTGGACAACTCAAGCTCCTTCTGA
- a CDS encoding DUF368 domain-containing protein: protein MAGLREWATLYLKGIAMGSADAVPGVSGGTIALIVGIYERLIAAVTAIDPGRIQRILTGVRPANIPDARAAFHEIDGAFLLVLGAGIGTAVVAVLSGVNYLLSTRPVATYGFFFGLIAASAGVLLGGVALDTPRRKAAAIAGFLLAFLASGYASTALGSSLPVVFVAGAVAVSAMVLPGISGSLLLVVLGQYEYMSGTVSRAVDGLVAFLTGNGSDALLATVPPVVAFLAGGVVGLFTVAHAIRYALARARAATLAFLVSLVVGALRAPLVEVSLRLAESSETWRAAAPRFALAAVAGAAFVLVLDRYSAAIEY from the coding sequence ATGGCCGGCCTCCGGGAGTGGGCGACCCTCTATCTGAAGGGGATCGCGATGGGGAGCGCGGACGCGGTCCCCGGCGTCTCCGGCGGCACCATCGCGCTCATCGTCGGCATCTACGAGCGGCTGATCGCGGCCGTCACCGCGATCGATCCCGGACGGATCCAACGGATCCTCACGGGCGTCCGACCCGCCAACATCCCGGACGCGCGCGCCGCGTTCCACGAGATCGACGGCGCCTTCCTCCTCGTGCTCGGCGCGGGGATCGGCACGGCGGTCGTCGCCGTCTTGAGCGGCGTCAACTATCTGCTTTCGACCCGGCCGGTCGCGACGTACGGCTTCTTCTTCGGGTTGATCGCGGCGTCGGCGGGCGTGTTGCTCGGCGGCGTCGCGCTCGACACGCCCCGTCGCAAGGCGGCGGCGATCGCGGGCTTTCTGCTCGCCTTCCTCGCGTCGGGGTACGCGTCGACCGCGCTCGGCAGCTCGCTGCCGGTCGTCTTCGTCGCCGGCGCGGTCGCGGTCAGTGCGATGGTGCTTCCGGGGATCTCCGGGTCGCTTCTGCTGGTCGTGCTCGGTCAGTACGAGTACATGTCGGGCACCGTGAGCCGGGCCGTTGATGGGCTCGTCGCGTTCCTCACCGGCAACGGAAGCGACGCGCTCCTCGCGACCGTCCCGCCCGTGGTGGCGTTCCTCGCCGGCGGCGTCGTCGGGCTGTTCACGGTCGCACACGCCATCCGCTACGCGCTCGCGCGGGCCCGGGCCGCGACGCTCGCCTTTCTCGTCAGCCTGGTCGTGGGCGCGCTCCGGGCGCCCCTCGTCGAGGTGTCGCTCCGCCTGGCCGAGAGCAGCGAGACGTGGCGCGCCGCGGCGCCGCGGTTCGCGCTCGCGGCAGTCGCCGGCGCGGCGTTCGTGCTCGTGTTGGACCGGTACTCCGCGGCCATCGAGTACTAA
- a CDS encoding oligosaccharyl transferase, archaeosortase A system-associated — MREQTDAVGDDGGSPLDVLQRWYHVPLLLVAVAFMLWTRLRSYGNFIQNGEVYFRGNDAWYHFRETSYLLENWPNTLPFDVWTGFPVGRSAGQFGTLWDHIMAVSVWIARPIMGSTEEVMLIMAPIAGSLVAIPTYFIARRFVDRFAAVAAVVVLALFPGTFFSYSLVGFPDHSAAEVLFQSLAVLAFLVAFAVAEREAPVWELVVDQDWDALKRPAAYAAAAGVALGLYMWTWQPGVLMVGFTGVFLAIKITSDVYHNTSPEPIAFAGAVSMGVAGLMQVIPLDNFSFGVTSYSLTQVVLPLGVALGAVFLAWLARQWESRELEVNTYPPAVGGLILASAGVVWLALPSLWSTLTSNLLNFVGFSARATFQTIGEGQPPLQNAAFSDFVLSQYGFAFFLALAAILYVLARPLYRSDDSTHTLYIPAALAVVGSVYAVPQLYDAVGGVVGVSWQVVGLVIAAAFLVGATFLVEYDTEELYFVVWAAFIGSAAFTQTRFNYYLAVIVAVGAAYFLQVALDAISLRSLDDLRDVEGWQAMTAIALVVVLIVPLVAMATPVWAAGANTGPGGVTQWDGSLQWMNDETPTPGELEGADNPMELYGTYERPDDGDFEYPEGAYGVQSWWDYGHWITTRAERIPNANPFQQNAGEAADYLLAPSEEQAREVLASQSTEGEHTRYVMVDWQMASPNSKFGAPVTFYSGNETRSDFNRVLYQQTEQGGFQTVMQVNTQRYHESQMIRLYEHYGSAVEPEPVVVDWETRTAQTQSGEQVEVNTLPADPTATIKQFDNMTAAREYVAEDGSAQVGGVGTLPSERVTALEHHRLVHASQARGQSPSALQVRVLQQLVSEGTSVEDILGESFLAAFQDDYVKTFERVPGATIEGSGAQPGQEVEATVEMQKPSGQTFEYTQYAEADSNGNFELTVPYSTTGYDEFGPENGYTNTSVRATGPYTVSTEQVTGDDLYTTQRVGQVEVTEGQVVGEDDAAATVELEEEIIDCPSGDPDCPVDGSGSNGDGSGNESAAITPASPVVADATATVATPRDGTSA; from the coding sequence ATGAGAGAGCAAACCGACGCCGTCGGGGATGACGGGGGATCGCCCCTCGATGTCCTCCAACGGTGGTACCACGTCCCGCTCCTCCTCGTGGCCGTGGCCTTCATGCTGTGGACCCGCCTCCGATCGTACGGGAATTTCATTCAGAACGGCGAAGTGTACTTCCGCGGTAACGACGCGTGGTACCACTTCCGCGAGACGAGCTACCTCCTCGAGAACTGGCCGAACACCCTCCCCTTCGACGTCTGGACCGGCTTCCCGGTCGGCCGGTCGGCCGGCCAGTTCGGAACGCTATGGGATCACATCATGGCAGTCAGCGTTTGGATCGCCCGCCCGATTATGGGCAGCACCGAAGAGGTCATGCTCATCATGGCCCCAATCGCCGGCTCTCTCGTTGCGATCCCGACGTACTTCATCGCGCGCCGGTTTGTCGACCGCTTCGCTGCGGTCGCCGCCGTGGTCGTCCTGGCTCTCTTCCCGGGCACCTTCTTCAGTTACAGTCTCGTCGGCTTCCCGGACCACAGCGCGGCCGAAGTCCTCTTCCAGAGTCTTGCCGTGCTCGCGTTCCTCGTCGCCTTCGCGGTCGCCGAACGCGAAGCGCCCGTCTGGGAGCTCGTCGTCGATCAAGACTGGGACGCGCTCAAACGTCCGGCCGCGTACGCGGCTGCCGCGGGCGTCGCACTCGGTCTGTACATGTGGACGTGGCAGCCCGGCGTTCTCATGGTCGGGTTCACGGGCGTCTTCCTCGCGATCAAGATCACGAGCGATGTATACCACAACACGAGTCCCGAACCGATCGCGTTCGCGGGCGCGGTGTCGATGGGCGTCGCCGGGCTGATGCAGGTGATTCCACTCGACAATTTCTCCTTCGGCGTTACCAGCTACTCGCTCACGCAGGTCGTGCTCCCGCTCGGAGTCGCCCTCGGCGCCGTCTTCCTTGCGTGGCTCGCCCGTCAGTGGGAGTCGCGCGAACTCGAGGTGAATACGTACCCGCCGGCCGTCGGCGGCCTCATCCTCGCGTCCGCCGGCGTCGTCTGGCTGGCGCTTCCCTCGCTGTGGTCGACGCTCACCAGTAACCTTCTGAACTTTGTCGGGTTCAGCGCCCGTGCGACGTTCCAGACGATCGGCGAGGGCCAACCCCCGCTCCAGAACGCCGCCTTCTCCGACTTCGTCCTCTCGCAGTACGGCTTCGCGTTCTTCCTCGCGCTCGCCGCGATCCTCTACGTCCTCGCGCGCCCCCTCTACCGCTCCGACGACAGCACCCACACCCTCTACATTCCGGCCGCGCTCGCGGTCGTCGGCTCCGTCTACGCGGTCCCGCAACTGTACGACGCGGTCGGCGGCGTCGTCGGCGTGAGCTGGCAGGTGGTCGGGCTCGTCATCGCCGCCGCCTTCCTCGTCGGCGCGACGTTCCTCGTCGAGTACGATACCGAGGAGCTGTACTTCGTCGTTTGGGCCGCGTTCATCGGAAGCGCCGCGTTCACGCAGACCCGTTTCAACTACTACCTCGCGGTGATCGTCGCGGTCGGCGCGGCGTACTTCCTCCAGGTCGCGCTCGACGCGATCAGCCTCCGCTCGCTCGACGACCTCCGCGACGTCGAGGGGTGGCAGGCGATGACGGCGATCGCCCTCGTCGTCGTCCTCATCGTCCCGCTCGTCGCGATGGCGACCCCCGTCTGGGCCGCCGGCGCGAACACCGGCCCCGGCGGCGTCACCCAGTGGGACGGCAGCCTCCAGTGGATGAACGACGAGACGCCCACGCCCGGCGAACTCGAGGGCGCGGACAACCCGATGGAGCTGTACGGCACCTACGAGCGCCCCGACGACGGCGACTTTGAGTACCCGGAGGGCGCGTACGGCGTGCAGTCGTGGTGGGACTACGGCCACTGGATCACCACCCGCGCGGAGCGCATCCCGAACGCGAACCCGTTCCAACAAAATGCAGGTGAAGCGGCCGACTACCTCCTCGCGCCGAGCGAGGAGCAGGCCCGCGAGGTTCTCGCGAGCCAGAGCACCGAGGGCGAACACACCCGCTACGTGATGGTCGACTGGCAGATGGCCTCGCCGAACTCCAAGTTCGGCGCGCCTGTCACCTTCTACTCGGGCAACGAGACGCGCTCCGATTTCAACCGCGTCCTCTACCAGCAGACCGAGCAGGGCGGGTTCCAGACGGTGATGCAGGTGAACACCCAGCGCTACCACGAGAGCCAGATGATCCGCCTGTACGAGCATTACGGCAGCGCGGTTGAGCCCGAACCGGTCGTCGTCGACTGGGAGACCCGGACTGCCCAGACGCAGAGCGGCGAGCAGGTCGAGGTGAACACGCTCCCGGCCGACCCGACAGCCACGATCAAACAGTTCGACAACATGACCGCGGCCCGCGAGTACGTCGCGGAGGACGGCAGCGCCCAGGTCGGCGGCGTCGGGACGCTCCCCTCCGAGCGCGTCACAGCCCTCGAACACCACCGGCTCGTCCACGCCTCGCAGGCGCGGGGCCAGTCGCCCTCCGCGCTGCAGGTCCGCGTGCTCCAACAGCTCGTCTCCGAGGGAACGAGCGTCGAGGACATCCTCGGCGAATCCTTCCTCGCGGCCTTCCAAGACGACTACGTGAAGACGTTCGAACGGGTGCCCGGCGCGACAATCGAGGGGTCGGGCGCCCAGCCCGGCCAAGAAGTTGAAGCGACCGTCGAGATGCAGAAGCCCTCCGGGCAGACGTTCGAGTACACGCAGTACGCGGAGGCCGACTCCAACGGCAACTTCGAACTCACGGTGCCGTACTCCACGACGGGGTACGACGAGTTCGGGCCCGAGAACGGCTACACCAACACCAGCGTCCGCGCGACCGGGCCGTACACCGTCAGCACCGAACAGGTGACCGGCGACGATCTGTACACCACCCAGCGCGTCGGGCAGGTCGAAGTGACCGAGGGCCAGGTCGTCGGCGAAGACGACGCGGCGGCGACGGTCGAGCTTGAAGAGGAAATCATCGACTGCCCGAGCGGCGACCCCGACTGTCCGGTCGACGGGAGCGGCTCTAATGGCGACGGCTCAGGCAACGAGAGCGCGGCGATCACGCCCGCGAGCCCGGTTGTCGCGGACGCGACGGCGACCGTCGCGACGCCCCGGGACGGGACGAGCGCGTAA
- the aglG gene encoding glucosyl-dolichyl phosphate glucuronosyltransferase — protein sequence MKVSVVVCTYTMDRYDVFTEAVESALAQTYDPIEVVLVIDGNPKVYERAVEDFGERENVVISDNEENEGISYSRTRGAELASGEIVAFIDDDGVAEEDWIANLVEVYEEMDAIAVGGDVRPNWQGERPDFFPEEFYWLVGCVEPGFAEDGEEVRNTYGSNISYRREAFLQVGGYDPNTGRKGDKHLQAHEAPVGIRLMEEFGKGMVYTEDAVVHHTLFEYRGEFRWLVFRSFWQGYSKRVMDLLYPDAPDAKGDYLKWLLTERIPRRLEGLVRSPSTAAVTQLGAIGAFTAAVGLGYLYAMATPGLVGKANQ from the coding sequence ATGAAGGTCTCCGTCGTCGTCTGCACGTACACGATGGACCGCTACGACGTGTTCACGGAGGCCGTTGAGAGCGCGCTCGCACAGACGTACGATCCAATCGAGGTCGTGCTTGTGATCGACGGCAATCCCAAGGTGTACGAGCGAGCGGTTGAGGACTTCGGCGAACGTGAGAACGTCGTTATTTCCGACAACGAGGAGAATGAAGGCATCTCCTACAGTCGGACGCGCGGCGCGGAGCTGGCGTCGGGGGAGATCGTCGCGTTCATCGACGACGACGGCGTGGCCGAGGAAGACTGGATCGCGAACCTCGTCGAGGTGTACGAGGAGATGGACGCGATTGCGGTCGGCGGTGACGTGCGCCCGAACTGGCAGGGCGAGCGACCGGACTTTTTCCCGGAGGAGTTTTATTGGCTCGTCGGCTGCGTCGAGCCGGGCTTTGCCGAGGACGGCGAAGAGGTCCGGAACACGTACGGGTCGAACATTTCGTATCGGCGCGAGGCGTTCCTGCAGGTCGGCGGCTACGATCCGAACACGGGTCGGAAGGGGGACAAACATCTGCAGGCACACGAGGCGCCCGTGGGTATTCGACTCATGGAGGAGTTCGGTAAGGGGATGGTGTACACCGAGGACGCCGTCGTGCACCACACCCTGTTCGAGTATCGCGGGGAGTTCCGGTGGTTGGTGTTCAGGTCGTTTTGGCAGGGGTACTCCAAGCGCGTGATGGATCTACTGTACCCGGACGCGCCCGACGCCAAGGGTGACTACCTGAAGTGGTTGCTAACGGAACGGATTCCGCGCCGGTTAGAGGGGTTGGTTCGGTCGCCGTCGACGGCCGCGGTGACACAGCTCGGGGCGATAGGGGCATTTACTGCGGCCGTCGGGTTAGGGTATTTGTACGCGATGGCGACGCCGGGGCTGGTGGGGAAAGCGAATCAGTAG